In Flavobacterium hankyongi, the genomic window CGAAGAGAAAAAATAATTTTTTTTAGATTTAAAGATAAAAAATGCCAGCCTGTCAGTGCTGGCATTTTTATTTGGTAAATTTGACAGATTTTTTGCCTTGGCATAATTTCTGAAACAATCCAAACATCAAAATAATAATAACATAAATAATACAATTATGGCATTAAACATTAAACCACTTTCAGACCGCGTTATTGTGGAACCGGCAGCTGCAGAAACTCAAACAGCTTCTGGAATTATTATCCCTGATACAGCCAAAGAAAAACCTCAAAAAGGAACTGTGGTAGCTGTAGGAAACGGAAAAAAAGACCAACCTATGACGGTTCAGGTTGGCGACACTGTTTTATACGGAAAATATGCTGGAACTGATTTAAAATTTGAAGGAAAAGATTATTTAATTATGCGTGAGGAAGATATTTTAGCAATCATCTAATCGAAAACAAATTAATGAATCAACAAACACAAAAATAAACAAGAAAATGGCAAAAGATATAAAATTTGATATTGAAGCACGTGACGGATTAAAACGCGGTGTAGATGCATTAGCTAATGCAGTAAAAGTAACATTAGGACCTAAAGGACGTAACGTTATTATCTCTAAATCTTTTGGAGCACCTCATGTAACTAAAGATGGTGTTTCTGTGGCTAAAGAAGTAGAATTGAAAGACACTCTTGAAAACATGGGTGCGCAAATGGTAAAAGAAGTAGCGTCAAAAACCAACGATTTAGCGGGTGACGGAACTACAACGGCTACTGTTTTAGCACAAGCTATTGTTAAAGAAGGATTGAAAAATGTTGCCGCTGGTGCAAATCCAATGGATCTAAAACGTGGTATCGACAAAGCTGTTGAGGCTATCGTTACAGATCTTGGCAAACAAGCTAAAGAAGTAGGTTCTTCTACCGATAAGATCAAACAAGTAGCTTCAATTTCTGCTAATAACGATGATGTAATTGGTGATTTAATTGCTACTGCTTTTGGTAAAGTAGGAAAAGAAGGGGTAATCACTGTGGAAGAAGCAAAAGGTACAGATACTTACGTTGACGTTGTTGAAGGCATGCAGTTTGACAGAGGATATTTATCTCCTTACTTCGTTACTAATACTGAAAAAATGGAGGTTGAATTAGAAAGACCTTACATTTTATTATACGACAAAAAAGTGTCTTCGTTAAAAGAATTATTACCAATTCTTGAACCAGTTGCACAATCAAGCAAACCACTATTAATTATTGCTGAAGATGTTGATGGTGAAGCATTATCTACCTTAGTAGTAAACAAATTACGTGGTGCCTTAAAAATTGCTGCGGTTAAAGCACCAGGCTTTGGTGATAGAAGAAAAGCTATGCTAGAAGACATCGCTATTTTGACTGGTGGTACTGTAATTTCTGAAGAAAGCGGTTACACTCTTGAAAACGCTACATTAGAAATGTTAGGAACTGCTGAAAAAGTTGCTATCGACAAAGACAATACAACTCTAGTAAATGGCGCTGGTGAAAACGAAATGATCAAAAATCGTGTAAACCAAATCAAAGCACAAATGGAGTCAACTACTTCAGATTATGACCGTGAAAAACTACAAGAACGTTTGGCTAAACTAGCTGGTGGTGTTGCTGTTCTTTATGTTGGTGCTGCTTCTGAAGTGGAAATGAAAGAGAAAAAAGACCGTGTAGATGATGCTTTACATGCTACTCGCGCAGCGGTTGAAGAAGGTATCGTTGCTGGTGGCGGTGTCGCTTTATTACGCGCCAAATCTGCTTTAGCCAATATCAAAACTGAAAATGCAGACGAAGCTACTGGAGTACAAATCGTTTCTCGCGCTATCGAATCTCCTTTGAGAACTATTGTTGAAAATGCTGGTTTAGAAGGTTCTGTAGTAGTGGCAAAAGTAGCGGAAGGCAAAGACAACTTTGGTTACAACGCCAAAACGGATGAGTATGTAGACATGCTTGAAGCGGGAATCATTGATCCTAAAAAAGTAACGCGTGTAGCTTTAGAAAATGCTGCATCAGTTTCTGGGATGATTCTAACTACAGAGTGTGCTTTAATCGACATTAAAGAAGATGCTCCTGCAGGAATGCCAATGGGTGGCGGAATGCCAGGAATGATGTAATCAAAGAGATTGACCAAAATATTTTTAAAGCCGTTCGCAAGAGCGGCTTTTTTTACTATCATTAATTTATTTAATGTATTTTTATTCAAATCCATGAAAGTCTCAAATAATGACATCAAACATAAACATCCCCAGAAACAAAAAATCTTTTAATAAATTATTACTACTTATTCCATTAACATTTATACCTGTAGTAAGAGTTGCAATCAAGAATACAGAAACAAATATTATTATATCAATTTTACTTTTTCTTTATTGTATATTAATGATTTTATTCTTCATAAATGCTTTAAAAAAAACCAACAAAACATCACCAGCTTTGATAATTAACAATGATGGATTAATAGACAATATTAGCCTTGCTAATGCTGGTCTAATTACATGGAATGAAATAACAAATTTTGAAGTTTTAAAAAGTGGTGGCTCTCCACATCTATTCATATTTGTCAAAAATCCTGAAAAATTCATTAAAAACAAACCTTGGTTTACAAAAGGGATGGTAACTCAAATGAATAAAGACAAAGGTAGCCCAATAGCCATAGACTTAAATCAAATTGATATTAATCCAAAAGAGCTTCTCGAAACATTATCTAAGTTTAAATAAAAAAACGTAAAAGATTTTTCTTTTTATATAACAGATAGCGGGAATTTTTAATCCTCGTCACAAACAAGACTCATCCTTATTTCATAAAAAAGTGAACCGAGTTTTAATAAAACAAAAATTTTCAAGCATCTATAGATTACAATGAAAACACAAACAATATTTAGATCATTATATCTTTTATTCCTACTTATTACTGTTACCAATTGTGATAAAAACTCAACGGATTGCCTACTTGGAATAAGGCCTAAACTAATTTCAAAAGAAATGAACACAGCAGTAGCTTTTCAACAATATAATGACAACATTACTTTCGAGATGGAAAACACGAGTACAGATAATTACTATATATCTGATATTTTAATAGAAGGAAACTTACCTCCAGGAATAAACTATAAGAAATTCAATAGTAACGGAATTAATTTTTATGGAGCTCCTAATACTACTGGAACATATTCATTTACTGTAAAAATAAAAGCTCGGCCAAATTATAGTACTGACGGTTCTACAGAAATGTGTGACAACATAGCCTCAAATAATTATAGTATTAAAGTAGACTAATATTTTACCTCTGTTAGTCTAAATCTCCTATTTCCTAAATACTTTTTCTTAAACGAATTAAATGCTTTTACGAAATTTCGTATAAAAAACTCTACTAGAAATAATAAGATCTTTATTTTTGCAAAAAATCAAAAAAATGAATAAAATCCTACTTTGCCTAATATTTCTGTCGTCTTTTGTAACTATTCGTGCGCAAGAATCTTTTGATGAGAAATCAATTATTGAAAACAATGCAAATTACTTCAAGTTAGAAAGAGAAAACATACATGTTCAATTTGACAAAACTGTATACCCAACAACAGAAATAATTTGGTTCAAAGGCTATGTAATAGATAAGGTTAGTAACTTACCAAATATTAAATCTTCGAATATAATAATGGAATTGTATAATTCTAAAAAAGAAAAAATAGATTCGAAGTTGCTTTATTCTGAAAACAGCACTTTTTTTGGTCATTACAAAACTGAAAAAATAACCGAATCTGGGAAATATTATTTTCGCTTTTTTACTAATCATATGAATAATTTTAGTGAGGACGAATCTTCTACCTACGAAATCACCATTATTAATCCTTCGAACTACGTTAGTAATTTACTACCTAAATTTGATATTAATAAAGTTAACATTAATTACTTCCCTGAATCAGGAATATTACTAGAGGACACCGACAATTCGATTATAGTAGATATTAAAGACTGCAATGGATTAGGAGGTGTAATTGAAAACATCCAAGTTCAAAACAATCAAAATAAAACTATAACTTCTTTTTCAACAAATAAAGAAGGTATTGGCAAGTTTAATCTTTTAAACACTAAAGATTCGAACTACAAAATAAAAATACAAAAAAACAATTCTGTTATATCTGAAAAAACAATACGAAAACCTACTAAAGAAGGATATATTATTAGTATTAACGACAATTATAATTCTGGAACATTATTTATTGAAATAAAGTCAAACTCATCAACTTTAACCAAAAAAGAAAAAATTTGGTTCGGAATACAGCATTTAGGTAATATAGAATTGATTAAAATAAATTTTGACGAAGGAAACTCGTCAAAAAGATTAGCTTTTTTTAAAAAAGATCTTAATTACGGAATAAACAATTTTGTAATTACTAACGAAAAAAAGGAAATATTATCCGAAAGATTATACTACAATCATAATTCAAATTCTAATAACAGTATTGAAATTATTAACAAAAGAATTACCAAAGATTCTATTAAATATACCTTTAAAAGTAATTTTAAATTAGGAGAAGTTAGTTATAGCATTTTACCATCTAAGTCTATTTCAAAACCAGAAAAAAACAGTATTTATTCTAGCTTAAAAATCAATAATTGTTTAAATAAAGAGTTAAATAATATCTCTTACTATTTAAATGATTATAATAGACTAAGACATTTTGAGCTTGACAATGCATTACAAACCGTAAAGTATAAATACAATTTTATAAACAACATGAATTTCCCTGTAGAAAAATTCGAAGCAGAAAATGGATTAACTCTTAATGGAAAAATCAATACCCAAATTGACAATAAAGATCATAAAATACAACTTTTAAGTATTTTAACTGGAAAAAGTATACTCTCAGATATTAATGAGAAAAATGAGTTTAGCTTTAAAAATCTTATTGTTGATGATTCTACTTCTGTGCATCTGACAATGTATAATAAAAATGGTAAAACTAAAGAGTTTTCTGCTGTTTACAATTTAGTTAAACCAAAAAGCACATTCTTTAAACCTATCAACATAAAGTCATATTGTCCAGAAAACATACTCAAAAAAGAAGATTTAAACGCAATAAATCTACCTATTTTAAACAAAAACAGTCATTTACTTGATTCAATTCACATCAATAAAACAGAAGTAAGAAAGCAAAAGCTTGTAAATAATAGAAAATCCCCTTATTTGAACGGCTTTTCCGATGGCTATAAAATTAATAGCGACATTATAAAAAGCTATAACGATGTAATTACTTTTTTAAGAAGCAAAGGATATGATATAAACACCTCAGGAACAGACGTAAGCATTAGATCAAGAACCAATTTAAGTTTTAGAAATGACAACCAACCAACAATAATGATGAACAATTCCCCTATTATAGATTTAAGCATACTTTACGGCATGAGCTTAGAAGAAGTTGATGAAATTTACATTAATAAAAGAGGATATGGAACGGGAAGTAATGGTGCTAGCGGTGTAATACACATCTTTACTAAAAAATCTTTTATGGGTAAAGGATCACAAAAATCTGTATCAAAAAACTTCATTTGTGATAGTGGATTTACACCATCTCTATTGTTTAAAAATACAATACCTGTAAACTTCACCAATAAAAGTTTTATTGATTTTGGTACATTTTTCTGGAATCCTAAAACTAATACTAATGAAAATGGAGCTTTTGAAGTTACACTACCGAGAGTGACTGATGAAAACATAACACTAATAATAGAAGGAATTGATAGTTCTGGATTGCTTTTATCTAAATCAATTGAGATTAAGCCATAATAATTATACAACATTAAAAAAAGAAACCCCGATTTCATAATCGGGGTTTCTTTTTTTATTCTTCCTTCTTGTACCAATCAAAATTGGTGATGTATGATATTCTAATTGTTAGGTTATCCTCTACTAAAGTATTTTTTAAATTCCAAATGTTTTGATGAATGTAACTCAACTGAATCTGATGATTTGGATTAAAATTATATCCAAAACCGGCAATAATTCTGTTTTGTTGTACTGCTGTTTTAGCATCTTTTACCCCTAAATTCACAAAAACTTCATCCCCTGCTAAAGCAAACAGCTTCGTCTTATCATTTTTTTTGATTAATGGATGATTAACCAAAAACATATAACGAAGGCGATTTCTATATTCAAAATTTGAAATTTCTAAATCACCTTGGTTGTTTACTGTTGCAATACCAACAAATCTACTTTCGTCTCTTAATCGGTGCGTTAATTTAAAATCCCTCAAATTATGAGTAAATACTCCTTGAATCCAAGCATGATGCTCAGGCGTAGTTAATTTATTCATTGGAATTTCTCCATAAACATAGGTATCATAATACGTATACCCTATACTTGCTACAAATGATTTTGAAAACTGATAATCTAACGATGGCCGTATAAACCATTGTTGCTTTTCTGAAAAACCATTGGCAAACCTCAATGAGGCTTCTAATGTAAGTGATAACTTTTCAGAAAATTTATTCTTTCCTGAATAATGTAGCCAAACATTAGTATTATTTGAAATTTGTTGAGAATAACTAGAACTGAACATCATTAAAAAAAGAACTATTGCTCTTAATCTAATAATCTTATACATATTTTAAAATTTTATTCGATGTGTACTCGTTTTTTAAAAATTTTCCAAAGTACTGGAAACGTAGTAAATGCCACAATAATTAAAACAATATACTCGATATAGTGTTTTAAATCGATATTATACTGATCTAAAAAGAATTGGTGCAAATAGTGACCAGAAAAAATCATGGAATATGACCATAAAAAAGAACCTATAATATTATAGAACATGAATTTCTTTTTGTCCATTGATACAATCCCAGCGATAACTGGTGCAAATGTTCTTACGATAGGTAAAAATCGGGCAAAAACAATAGCTCTATTACCGTACTTTTCAAAGAACTCTTTCGCTTGATATAAATACTTCTTTTTAAACAAAAACGAATCTTTTCGATTATAAAGATAAGTCCCGCTTTTAGCTCCAAACCAGTACCCAGCCATATTACCTAAAATCCCCATGATTGAAACCATTAGTGCAAACACAGTAACATTTAAGAAATCATTTCCTAAAGAAATTTGTTGCATTAAAGTCTCGCTGTAAATTCCAGCTAAAAACAATAAACTGTCTCCAGGTAAAAAGAATCCGGCAAGCAATCCTGTTTCGGCAAAAACTATAAATAAAACAACTAGTAAACCTATTTTAATTCCTCCAAATTCTAATAAGATATAAAACTCTGGATTAAGTAATTGTAACCAATTGAAATCGTTCATCAGTGATATGTAATTTTATAAAAGGCGAAGGTACTACATTTAGCACAATCGCCTTATTTTTTAAATAATAAATAATTCTTAAATATCTAACTGATATAGTTCGTGTAAATCTTCGTTTTTAGAAAAATTTACTTCTAAATCTGTTACATAACCAGAATTTAATCCGTAAACCCATCCGTGTAAATACAACTCTTGCCCGTTTTTCCAAGCTGTTTGTACGATAGATGTTTTAGCCAAATTTAGAACTTGTTCTTTAACATTCAATTCTACGAATTTATTAAAACGTTCTTCTTCGTTTTCAATAGGTGTTAATTTTTCTTTATTGAATCTAAAAATATCTTTTATATGACGAATCCAATTGTCAATTACTCCATAAGAAGTATTTCCCATAGCTGCTTTAACACCTCCACAGCCATAATGTCCGCAAACGATAACATGTGTAACTTTTAGAACATTTACAGCATAATCTAAAACGCTCAACATATTCATGTCACTATGCACTACCATGTTGGCAATATTGCGATGTACAAAAACTTCTCCCGGTTTAGCTCCAATTATTTCATTTGCTGGAACACGGCTGTCCGAACAACCAATCCATAAAAGAGGTGGGGTTTGACCTTTTGATAAATCTTTGAAATAATCTTTATCAATAGCCAATTGATCCTCTACCCACTTTTTATTATTTTCTAATATTTTTTTATAAAAATCACTCATACTTTTACTATTACCTTTAACTGAAAATCCTATTTTACAAATTCTGTGTCGTTATAAAATTCAACATCTCCAGTTTCGACATTATACATCGCTCCGATGATACCAATTTCACCATTTTCTATCATCTCAGCCAAGATATGACTTCTTTGCAATATAGATTTAACAGTTCTCTTCACGTTAATTTGAGCAACATTTTCCACAAATTCTGGATTTTTAGAACTTCTCTCCTGTTTTGTTTGTTGTTCTTCATAAACAGCAGGTTGTAATTTAGATAAAAGTTCTGTTAAGTTACCCATTTCTACATGATCACAAGCTCCTTTTACAGCTCCACATTTTGTATGTCCTAAAACCACAATTAATTTAGAACCTGCCACTTTACAAGCAAATTCCATACTTCCTAAGATATCTGTATTTACAACATTTCCGGCAATACGAATTGAAAAAACATCTCCTAATCCCTGATCGAAAATTAATTCTGCTGATGTACGGCTATCAATACAGCTTAAAATTGTAGCAAATGGCCACTGCCCTTCACTTGTTGCATTCACTTGCTCTAATAAATCCCTGTGTAATTTTAGATTATTAACAAAGCGATGATTTCCTTCTTTTAAGATTTCTAAAGCTTTTTTTGGAGTTATTTGTGATTGTAATTCTTTATTTAAAGTTCTCATATTATTATTTTGTTGTGTGTTGTACGTAAATGTGCTTTTCTTCTTCTCCAGTATTTTCTAATTCGTAAGCCTCTTTAAAGCCCACTAATTTAATCTTTATATTCTCTTCTTTGGCACGAATCTTTTTAAATTCTTTTATCAAATCTAGAACATCATGAGCTATATACACTGTATCTGAAGCATTTATAATTACTTTTGAATTTTCTGGAATTGATGCCAAAGTTGCTTTGATAGCTGATTTGTTCAAGAAAGAAACTTCTTGTGCTAAATCAATATGAATTACATCACCATCTTGATACTCTTCTTTTCTAAAATTATAAGCACGTTGCATGTTTCCTTTCAAAATAAAAATCACACTGATGATTAATCCTAAAGCAACTCCTTTTAATAAATCGGTAAAAACTACTGCCAGCATAGTTGCAATGAAAGGAATGAATTGATATTTACCTCTTCCATAAAAATGCTTAATCACGCTAGGGTTTGCTAATTTATAACCAACCAATAAAAGCACGGCCGCAAGAGTTGCCAATGGAATCATATTTAAAATTGACGGAATTGCCACAGCACAAACTATCAATAAAATACCATGAAAAATAGCTGACATTTTAGTTTCGGCACCTGCATTTGCATTTGCAGTTGTTCTTACTACTACAGAAGTCATTGGCAATCCTCCTAACAAAGCACTCACCATATTCCCTATACCTTGTGCTTTTAATTCTACATTAGTATCAGTATAGCGTTTGTATTTGTCCATTCTATCTGCTGCTTCAATACAAAGTAATGTTTCGATAGATGCCACTACAGCAATAGTAATTCCAACAATCCAAACTTTTTGATTAGTGAAAGCTGTAAAATCAGGCAGAGTAAAACTTTGTTTAAATTCATCGAAAGATGTTGGCACAGGTAGTTTAACCAAATGATCTTGGAGTACTGCCAATGAAGATCCAGAAGCTATAAAAATTTGGTTAACAACAATACCTACTATTACAGCAACTAATGCAGCAGGAACTAACTTCAAATTCTTTAAGAAAGGAACTTTGTTCCAGCCAATTAATATTGTCAAAGAAATTATAGTAATAATAGTCGCTCCCAGGTGAATGTTTCCTAATACTGAAAAGATTTCAGAAAACGTATTTTGTCCATCAGGTTGCAAGAAGGCTAAATCTCCTTCATAATCCTTATCATAACCAAAAGCGTGCGGAACTTGTTTTAGGAATATAATAACCCCAATACCTGCAAGCATTCCTTCAATCACATTATTAGGAAAATAATTTGAAATAGATCCTGCTCTTAAAAATCCTAAAGCAATTTGTAATAAGCCCGCAATTAAAACTGCAAGTAAGAAAACGTTAAAGCCTCCTAAATCAGTAATAGCTGTTAATACAATTGCTGTTAAACCAGCAGCTGGACCAGAAACTGAGAGATGTGATTTACTTAAGTAACCAACCACAATTCCTCCTACAACTCCTGAAATAATTCCGGCGAATAAAGGCGCCCCAGACGCCAATGCAATGCCTAAACATAAAGGCAAAGCTACAAGGAAAACCACTAATCCTGAAGGTAAATCAGAACCTAGGTTTCCAAAAATATTTATCTTTTTTGTCATAACCTTAAAAATTTAAAACAGTATTTTACCACAAGATACTCCTATGGCTATCATAAATATTTTAAACTTGCTCTGGTGGCAAAAGGTCTATGTGTTTATTTACTCGATAGTTTTTGAGTAAATAAAAGTCTGGAATTTCTTTTAATAGTGATTCGGCAAATAAGCCTCCGAAATTTTCATGTCCTATTATATATTCCGAAATAATCTGTTTTGTCTTTTGATGATGTTCTTCTTCCTCAGTAATAGTATAAGAGAATTTTGCTCCGCTAGCCTCATTGATTACACAAGTAATAACCGTTGAAAACTGGAAGAAAATAAATACCGCTAATACTATTTTAGTAAAAAACTTCATGGCGCGAATATAGTCAAATATGACACTTAAAAAAGAAGGATTAACATTTTATTAAAAAAAATCCTCGTTACTACACGAGGATTTTACAGAAATCTATTTGATTCTTTCGTATTGGCAACAACCGTGAAGCTTATCATAATCTTCATTTGTCGCTTTTACATTTTTTGTATCGTGACCTACTTTTGCAATAGCTTTTTCTATATTGCTTATGTCGCATTTTTCTTCATTAACAATCAAATGAAGCATATGATCATCATTATGCCATGTAGCACTTTTTACTCCAGGTACAGAAAAAGCAGCTTTTTCAATACGTTTTTTACACATTTCACAGTTCCCATTTACTTCAATGTTATACTTAGCATTTTTATTTTTTTTCTCTTGTGCAAATGATGTCAAACCAATCATCAACATCACTACTAAAATTATATTTTTCATATCTATAATAATTATTTCACTTTAAATCGTAAACCTGCATAAAACATTTTACCAAAAATTGGCGCATATACTACAGAAGTATCAAAAGTTGTTCCAAAAGGATTCCCTATACCAACAATAGCTTTATCTTGCTTGTAATTACCTAAATTCTCAGCTCCCACATACATCTCAAATACTGATGAAAAAGTACGAGTAATTTGCGAATTCATTACAATAAATGATGGAGAAAACTGAGAAAATTCTCCAGCTGTATTTGGCAATTGTTGTTTTCCTATCCAGTTCAATGTATAATCAAAACGCCACTGTTGTCCTTTTTCTTTTATATGAGTTTCAAATTCTAAATTTGTAAAGAAGCGATGCTTTGCTTGTAAAGGTCTTTGAAAATCTCCAGAATTATAACTCGTCATAATGTCATAATATTTATAAGCAGATCGGAAATTAAGATGTTTTATAATTTCGGTATTAAATTCAACTTGCAAGCTATTTGCAAAGGATTTTCCATTTAAATTATAAAAACTTACCTGATTATTGGACTGAAAAGCATCTACTACGACTTGATTTTGGAAATCTGTTCTATAAAAATCTACTGAAGCATCTGACTTCATTCCAAATAAATCGAACTTTTGTAAAAATCCAAACCCATAATTCCAAGCAATTTCAGGATCTAAACCATAAATCTTTCCTGAATTATCTAGAACATTAAAAGCTCTTGAACTCCCAAAGAATTGCTGATTTTCTGCAAATATGTTGGCTGATCTTTTTCCTCTTCCAACAGAGAAACGAAGTACACCATCAGTCCAAGGATTATAACGAGCATGCAATCGCGGAGTTACAAAAAAACCTAAACGATTGTGATAATCTGCACGCCCTCCCAAGATGAAACTAAAATTATCTGAATTATCATAAGTATACTCAAAAAAAGCTCCTAAAGAAGTGTCTTTTCTACCCACATCTGAAGCGTCAACAACTTCTTGGTACACATCTGAAGTAAAATTTAAACCAGTTGCGAATTTATTCATCGTGTTATTGATAATCGAATTGAAAATCAAATTAGAATAAAAACTCTTTTGCTTAATATCATACATTCTTAATCCAAAATAAGAATCTTGCTCATGCGATGTAAAAGCATTTTGAAAGCCAATACTTTGATAAGGCATATCTGCCCAAACGTATCCAATTTTTGATGAAAAATCGAAACGCTGAGTATTTATCTCTGAACCCCAAAATGCATTAGAAAATTTATGTTTATTAGGATCAAACCCTAATTGACCCGTTTGTTTTTCGTCATTCATATATCTGAAATTCAAAAAACTCACCCAACCTTTTTCAGGGTTAGCATACTGCCAACGATTCATTACATTGATTTGATTTCCTAGCGGATTATC contains:
- a CDS encoding co-chaperone GroES, which encodes MALNIKPLSDRVIVEPAAAETQTASGIIIPDTAKEKPQKGTVVAVGNGKKDQPMTVQVGDTVLYGKYAGTDLKFEGKDYLIMREEDILAII
- the groL gene encoding chaperonin GroEL (60 kDa chaperone family; promotes refolding of misfolded polypeptides especially under stressful conditions; forms two stacked rings of heptamers to form a barrel-shaped 14mer; ends can be capped by GroES; misfolded proteins enter the barrel where they are refolded when GroES binds) is translated as MAKDIKFDIEARDGLKRGVDALANAVKVTLGPKGRNVIISKSFGAPHVTKDGVSVAKEVELKDTLENMGAQMVKEVASKTNDLAGDGTTTATVLAQAIVKEGLKNVAAGANPMDLKRGIDKAVEAIVTDLGKQAKEVGSSTDKIKQVASISANNDDVIGDLIATAFGKVGKEGVITVEEAKGTDTYVDVVEGMQFDRGYLSPYFVTNTEKMEVELERPYILLYDKKVSSLKELLPILEPVAQSSKPLLIIAEDVDGEALSTLVVNKLRGALKIAAVKAPGFGDRRKAMLEDIAILTGGTVISEESGYTLENATLEMLGTAEKVAIDKDNTTLVNGAGENEMIKNRVNQIKAQMESTTSDYDREKLQERLAKLAGGVAVLYVGAASEVEMKEKKDRVDDALHATRAAVEEGIVAGGGVALLRAKSALANIKTENADEATGVQIVSRAIESPLRTIVENAGLEGSVVVAKVAEGKDNFGYNAKTDEYVDMLEAGIIDPKKVTRVALENAASVSGMILTTECALIDIKEDAPAGMPMGGGMPGMM
- a CDS encoding STM3941 family protein translates to MTSNINIPRNKKSFNKLLLLIPLTFIPVVRVAIKNTETNIIISILLFLYCILMILFFINALKKTNKTSPALIINNDGLIDNISLANAGLITWNEITNFEVLKSGGSPHLFIFVKNPEKFIKNKPWFTKGMVTQMNKDKGSPIAIDLNQIDINPKELLETLSKFK
- a CDS encoding DUF2490 domain-containing protein, giving the protein MYKIIRLRAIVLFLMMFSSSYSQQISNNTNVWLHYSGKNKFSEKLSLTLEASLRFANGFSEKQQWFIRPSLDYQFSKSFVASIGYTYYDTYVYGEIPMNKLTTPEHHAWIQGVFTHNLRDFKLTHRLRDESRFVGIATVNNQGDLEISNFEYRNRLRYMFLVNHPLIKKNDKTKLFALAGDEVFVNLGVKDAKTAVQQNRIIAGFGYNFNPNHQIQLSYIHQNIWNLKNTLVEDNLTIRISYITNFDWYKKEE
- a CDS encoding DedA family protein, producing MNDFNWLQLLNPEFYILLEFGGIKIGLLVVLFIVFAETGLLAGFFLPGDSLLFLAGIYSETLMQQISLGNDFLNVTVFALMVSIMGILGNMAGYWFGAKSGTYLYNRKDSFLFKKKYLYQAKEFFEKYGNRAIVFARFLPIVRTFAPVIAGIVSMDKKKFMFYNIIGSFLWSYSMIFSGHYLHQFFLDQYNIDLKHYIEYIVLIIVAFTTFPVLWKIFKKRVHIE
- the can gene encoding carbonate dehydratase — its product is MSDFYKKILENNKKWVEDQLAIDKDYFKDLSKGQTPPLLWIGCSDSRVPANEIIGAKPGEVFVHRNIANMVVHSDMNMLSVLDYAVNVLKVTHVIVCGHYGCGGVKAAMGNTSYGVIDNWIRHIKDIFRFNKEKLTPIENEEERFNKFVELNVKEQVLNLAKTSIVQTAWKNGQELYLHGWVYGLNSGYVTDLEVNFSKNEDLHELYQLDI
- a CDS encoding carbonic anhydrase family protein; translated protein: MRTLNKELQSQITPKKALEILKEGNHRFVNNLKLHRDLLEQVNATSEGQWPFATILSCIDSRTSAELIFDQGLGDVFSIRIAGNVVNTDILGSMEFACKVAGSKLIVVLGHTKCGAVKGACDHVEMGNLTELLSKLQPAVYEEQQTKQERSSKNPEFVENVAQINVKRTVKSILQRSHILAEMIENGEIGIIGAMYNVETGDVEFYNDTEFVK
- a CDS encoding SulP family inorganic anion transporter, with protein sequence MTKKINIFGNLGSDLPSGLVVFLVALPLCLGIALASGAPLFAGIISGVVGGIVVGYLSKSHLSVSGPAAGLTAIVLTAITDLGGFNVFLLAVLIAGLLQIALGFLRAGSISNYFPNNVIEGMLAGIGVIIFLKQVPHAFGYDKDYEGDLAFLQPDGQNTFSEIFSVLGNIHLGATIITIISLTILIGWNKVPFLKNLKLVPAALVAVIVGIVVNQIFIASGSSLAVLQDHLVKLPVPTSFDEFKQSFTLPDFTAFTNQKVWIVGITIAVVASIETLLCIEAADRMDKYKRYTDTNVELKAQGIGNMVSALLGGLPMTSVVVRTTANANAGAETKMSAIFHGILLIVCAVAIPSILNMIPLATLAAVLLLVGYKLANPSVIKHFYGRGKYQFIPFIATMLAVVFTDLLKGVALGLIISVIFILKGNMQRAYNFRKEEYQDGDVIHIDLAQEVSFLNKSAIKATLASIPENSKVIINASDTVYIAHDVLDLIKEFKKIRAKEENIKIKLVGFKEAYELENTGEEEKHIYVQHTTK
- a CDS encoding heavy-metal-associated domain-containing protein is translated as MKNIILVVMLMIGLTSFAQEKKNKNAKYNIEVNGNCEMCKKRIEKAAFSVPGVKSATWHNDDHMLHLIVNEEKCDISNIEKAIAKVGHDTKNVKATNEDYDKLHGCCQYERIK